The following nucleotide sequence is from Rhodospirillales bacterium.
TTGGTATGGTTTGCATTTTTGTTTGTCCAAAATATTGGATCATACGGATCTTGTTTCTGATATTACTATGATGGCACAAAAAATTGATGCTGCCCGGGCGCGTAGTGACGTATTTGCCGATGAGTTGTATGGCGTTTTGAAGGATTATTTCAAGGGTTCACTTTGCGTTTTTGAAGATTTGGATGTTTTTGCCCTGGTGCAGGTGCGCGATAAGATGGATATAAAACATCTTGATGAAGCTTTTAATAAGATGAAAGCAAAGTTACCTAAAGGCTATGCGGGTATGGACGGGTTGGCCAATCAGCTGCGCAATTATCAAAAGTTTGCCGATGAAAAAGTTTTGAGCGCGCGTAAGTTTGAGGCTTATCAGGCTATGGCCGACAAGCACAAAATTTCCAGCATTCAAGTGCGGCGTAAGCGCCGGGAATCGCCGCTTGTTATGGTTGTAGAAGATGACCGTTTTACAGCGCATTACGCTTCAATGATTTTGAGCACGGATTTTGATCTGATTGTTTGTAAAGACGGTGAAGAGGCTGTGCAGGCTTATATTGAACATGCACCGGATATTGTGTTTTTGGACATTCACTTGCCCGGTATGAGCGGGCATGATGTGTTGCAATCACTTCATGCAGTTGATCCACAAGGGTTTGTGGTGATGTTGAGCGTGGATACAGTGCGGGATAATATTGTGCGGGCCAGCCAGATGGGGGCACGTAATTTTGTCAAGAAGCCGTTTACCAAAGAGCGCTTGATTGAAATTGTTAAAAACTCACCTTACGTGCGTGAGTTGACGCGCAGTGACCGGGCGGGCAGTGAAACGATGTTCCATTAAAACGATGGCAGTTTTAATCTCTCTCAGGTTTAATTCCTTGCCGCTTGCGGCGTAATCGTCATCGCGAGCGCAGCAAAGCGATCCAGCGCCACAAGAATAAATTCTGGATTGCTTCACCGCCTTTGGCGGTTCGCAATGACGTGATACCTCGCCTCTTGGGGTGGGGGTGTTCATTTCTTCCGAGGTTAGTTTTTGTCTATCATGCGCAGGAAACGAGTCTGAACGGCTTCTTCTTTAAATTTTCCAGTGAATGTTGATGTTACGGTTGAGGATTGGCGTTTTTTGACGCCGCGGATCGACATGCACTGGTGGTCAGCATCGATGTAGACGGCGACGCCTTTTGGTTTGAGGGTGGTTTCGATACATTCTGCGATTCCGCTGGTCATGTTTTCCTGGGAGATAAGGCGGCTGGAGAGTATATCGACGATGCGCGCGAGTTTGGAGATGCCGACAACTTTTTCATCCGGCCAGTAGGCGACGTGTGCCACGCCGTTAATCGGCACCATGTGGTGTTCACAGTGTGAGGTGAATTCTATATCTTTGACCAGAACTATGTCGTCAAAGCCTTCAATATCCTCAAAGGTTTTGGAGAGTTCTTTGGCCGGGTTCTGGTTGTAGCCTTCGAAAAATTCGTCATAGGCGCGTACAACACGCGCTGGTGTTTCGATTAGTCCTTCGCGCGCAGGGTCTTCGCCGATATAGCGCAGGAGTATTCTGATCGCTTCTTCTGCTTCTTCGCGGCTTGGTTTTTTGTCGCTGCCTATTTCGACAATTTTGGATGAAACCATTTGAAAAATCCTTATGTTTGTTGTCTTCTAGCGTCTTAGCGCTGGATTTTCCAGTAAAAAACACACAAAAAGTAGAATTAGCTATGTCGAGCCCTCAGTTTTTCAACAGTCTGACCCGTAAAAAAGAGGATTTTGTGCCTTTAAATCCTGCGCATGTACGGCTGTACGCGTGTGGACCAACGGTTTATAATTATGCGCATATTGGTAATGCGCGCATGGCTGTGGTGTTTGATTTGCTGACCCGTGTGCTTAAGAGCCTTTATCCGAAGGTTACCTATGTATCCAACATTACGGATGTAGATGACAAGATTATTGCGTCGCACAAGGCTACGGGTGAGCCGATTGATGTGATTACACGCAAATATGAGAAAATTTATAATGATGATATGGCCGCGCTGGGGTGCGCTGCGCCCGATATTCAGCCGCGGGCGACTGAGCATATTGGCGAGATGATTGCAATGATTGAAGCCTTGATTGAGCACGGGCATGCTTATGAGGCAGATGGGCATGTCTTGTTTCATGTACCGTCTTTTGAGGGTTATGGCGGGCTTTCAGGGCGAAGCCGGGATGAGCAGATTGCCGGGGCGCGGGTTGAGGTTGCGTCCTATAAGAAAGATCCGGCGGATTTTGTGTTGTGGAAACCTTCAACGGATGATGAGCCGGGTTGGGATAGCCCATGGGGGCGGGGCCGTCCGGGCTGGCATATTGAATGCAGTGCGATGAGCGCGAAGCATTTGGGCCTGCCGTTTGATATTCACGGCGGTGGGGCGGATTTGAAATTCCCGCATCACGAAAACGAGATTGCGCAAAGTTGCTGCGCATCAGGGCATGAAGATGACTTAAGCGCTTTTGCGAAAGTCTGGGTGCATAACGGTTTTGTCACCGTTGATGGTGAGAAAATGTCCAAATCGCTGGGCAATTTTTTGCTTGTGCACGATTTGATAGAGACATATCCGGGTGAGGCGTTGCGTTTGACGTTGTTGTCGGCGCATTATCGTCAGCCTTTGGACTGGTCGGAAGATAAGGTGCAGCAAAGCCGGAAACAGCTTGACCGATTTTATACCCGTCTGGATGAGATGGCGGAGATGGATGCGGTTGAAACGGATGTGCCGCAAGGGGTTTTGGATGCTTTATGTGATGACCTGAATACGCCGCAGGCGATGGCGGAGATGAATGCGCTTTTGAAAAAAGAGAATTCTCCGGAACTTAAAGGTGAGATTCTTGCTGCGGGGAATTTATTGGGGATATTGCAGCAAAATCCCCAAGAATGGTTAGGGTTTTCTGGTGATGTAGAAAGCGGCGACAATGACTCTATTGAAGTATTGCTGCAAGAAAGGGCTGTAGCAAAAGTAGAGAAGAATTTTGCGCGGGCGGATGAAATCCGTGATCAGTTGACGGCTATGGGGATTGAAATTCTCGATACGTCTGAAGGGACGAAGTGGCGGAAAATCTCTTAGTTCATTTTGTTATTGCGAGGAGAGCGATAGCTCGACGCGGCAATCTAATCCTTAAGAGATGGATTGCTTCGCCTGCGGCTCGCAATGACGGAGGGTGCTTTTACCGGGCGACCAGGACTTTGTAGAAAACATATTCGGCTGGAGCGTTTGTTTTCTGGAAGCATCCGGTGAGCTTGCCATCAAGCGGTTCGCCGCCGGCTTCATCGCCAATGGTTTCATTATAGCCGAAGCTGCCAATATAGCGGGTTTCGCTAAAATCGGAGTCGGTTGGCGGGGTTGTCGAGGCATCTGTCACGCCAAGCAGGTCGTTGAGCTGCTGGCAGACGACAAGCTGGAGTTCGTCGACGATCAGGATCAGATCTGCACAAGCGGCTGCACCGCAGGTGGTGCCGACATTTTCAATTTCGTTATCTCCATATATGTGCCAGAGATTATCAGGCGTTGCTGTCGAATCCATAGCTTCGGAAGGAGCCTGTGTCCATGTTAGTCCGGCTCCGCTGGGGTGGAAGATTTTATTGAGGTCGTCGCCGCATCCAGCGTGGTTATAGTCGCTTGCCCCCCAGCTTGCGTGGTCAAAGCACAGGGCGCTTAAATCTGTGCCGCGTAGGCGGATCTGGCTGACGGCTGAGGCTATGACGTTGGCGAATTCGATTATTTCGGTAGCGTAGAGCCGTGCGCGTTCAGCGTTGAGTTGTTTGATATTGCCGCGGGTGGAGTTGGCCACGGCGAAGGATAGTGCGGCAATTAAGGCGACAGCAATCAGGATATAAAACAGGACATTGCCACTTTCATTTTGATGATCAAGGTGGTGTTTGGTACGTGCGTGTTTCATTTTTTTATTATAGCTGAATTCGGCTTAAGCGCGAAACGCTTTGAAATCGCTTTCGCAAGATTTTGGAATATGGACGGGCATGGTTGTTTGCCCTTTAGCGGCCAGGGTGAGGAGAACTGCCCGTCCTGAGCCGATTTCGATATTGTCGAGTATGCCGATGCCCAGTAGCGGTTTTTCGAGGGGCTGTCCGGTTTCGAGCGCTTCTTCAACTGCCCGGCGTTTGGCTTGTTCGTTTTCGCTTAAGGCGTTTAAGGGTTTAATTGAGCCGTCATTTTCCAACCATTCAAAGCTGTAGAGTGAGTTTTTCCAGCTTTCGAGCGTGCGCGCTATATCAATTGTGATTTCGATATATTGGTCCGGCCGCATCTGTGCGGTTTTGTTGTCTGTAAACTCTATGGCGGTCTTCGCATTCATTTGATGATTGTTTTGGTTCCGAGATGTGGTTTAATACAGTGTTCTTAGGGTTGTTATAACCTGTAATGAACTAATAAATTGTAAAAGGGTTACGAAAATATGACTGATAGTATGCATGTGCAAAGCCCGGAGATTATAAGTGTGCCTGAAGCGTGCGATGGCGTTTTGTGTGATGGTGGCGGGGGTGCTTTTGGTCATCCGAAGGTTTGGTACAGTTTTGAAGATCGGGATAGCGTGGAGTGTAGTTATTGTAACAGGTTGTTTGTGAAAGAGGGCCCGTAAAGCTGCTATCGCAGCGATGCTTGATTCAAATTTATAAAATCCTATATAATTGGTGCGCGGTGCCTATGAAGGGCTGCATATATGATGGTTTAACTCGCTCATATGAGGAGACAAGACAATGAGTACAGGACGTTTGACGTTGTTCGACAGCCCGCTTTTTTTGGGGTTTGACGAAATTGAAAAGACATTTGACCGTATGCGTAAATCTGGCGCAGAAGGTTATCCTCCTTATAATATTGAACAAATTGGCGAAAGCGGCTTGCGGATTACGCTGGCTGTGGCTGGGTTTACTATGGAGACTCTCGATGTTGAAGTTGAGAGTAATCAGTTGGTGATCCGCGGGCGGCAGCCTGAGGAGGATGAAGAGCGTGTGTATTTGCACCGCGGGATAGCGGGGCGACAATTCCAGCGCAGCTTTGTGCTGGCCGATGGGATTGAGGTGCGCGGGGCATCGCTGGATAACGGGTTGCTTCATATAGATCTGGAGCGGGTTATTCCGGAATCAAGCGCTCGCAAGATCGAGATTCAGGGTGTCAAGAAAAACGGCGTGTTGCCCAAGGCGATTGATGTCGAAGCGTCTGATTCTGAGGAGAAGAAGGGTAAGCGGGGCGAGTAGATCTTAGGGTCAAAACTCATTGCTTTCATCCATTCTGCGCGTATTAAATTTTTGACCCTAGTCTTTGTGTACGATTTTTAATGTTTTTAGGGCGTAGACGGGCTATACTAAAAGCTTGATGAGGGTATAAAATGATCAACAATCAAAGACAAACACCAGAACATCTTAAAAAACTTTCACCGCAGGATTTCCTGTCTTATGGTGTGCAGAATATTGCGTATGTACGCGAAATTCATGTTGATGGCCGTGATGGTTTTGCGGTGCATGCGGCTGATGGGACGCCGCTGTCTGTCATGGATAGTCTGGAAGAAGCGCTGCATATCATTCGTCATAATGATTTAGAATCCGCAATCTTGCATTAAGCATTAGTAGTTTGGAATGTAAAAAACCGCCTTGTTATTAAAGGCGGTTTTGTTTTAAGAAATTTACGCGGAGGAGCGGAGAGGCGGAGGTGTTTTGTGGATTGCTTTGCTACGCTTGCGATGACGGTGGAAGAGGGAGAGATTATAGGGCCCCCGCATTGAATGCGGGGTTTCTTTTGGGAGAGGCTGTATCTTATGCCGCCATTAACCATCCGTCGGGGTCCATGAGCAAGGTGTTTATGGTTTGTTGGTCGTGAGATTCGTGAAGTTTGCGGTGCAGGTCTTGATTTTTTAGCAATCTGGAGATGCGCGAGAGTCGCCGAAGGTGGCGAGGACCATCACTTTCCGGAGACAATACAAAACCAACTATATCAACAGGCTGATTATCAGCGGCATTAAAGTCAATAGGGTGAGCAAGCGTTGCCAGCATGGTGAACGGTTTTTTCGGGCCGCGGATTTGGATGTCGGGAATGGCGACGTTTTCACCGATTCCAGAGTTTGATTGGGTCTCTTTGGCGACCATGAGTTTGAATAGCATTGATGCGGGGGTGCCGAGATGTTTTTCAGCTTCTTTTGCGCATATCATAAGGACTTGTTTTGCACTGATGGCGCGTAAGTTCGGCATTATGACATCAAATTGCAAATCACGGTTATAGTCGTTCATATTTTTATTTCCCCAACGTTTAGATTTGTTTGATTTTTCAAACAACCCAGAGTGTTGTTGAGCATGTCAGTACTGTTATATTATGGGCGGGTCCAGGGAAAAATATGCTGCGATGCATCATTAGATTTTTTGAATATGGGCGCGGTTTTGCGAGGATTTTTGCTGGAGTTAATTTTTGATGCTTTAATGTCTATGAAAAAAGTATTCGGGGGCTTTTTGGGCCCCCGAAAAGAAAAATTTTTAAATTTGTGGATAGTGAAAAAAGTTTTTTCTGACAGGTTTTTGATCAATTTTCACCGTTTTCAGGATCGATCCAGCCGATATTGCCATCTTCGCGGGCGTGGACAATGTTCAGAGTGCCATTTTTGGCGTTAAAGAATACCAAGAATGGTTCGCCGGACAGATCCAGACGCATGACGGCTTCGGAAACACTCATTGTTTCGATGTCTTTGGTCATTTCGGCAATGACCAAAGGCTCTTGGTCGAGACTTTCCTCGGGCTCGTCATCCTGTTCGGAGGCTGCTGCCAGAACGTAGTCACGGGCCTTAAAGATTTCGTTTTCAGGCGTTTGTTCGAGGCGTTCATGATGGTCACGTAATTTGCGTTTATAGCGACGCATTTGTTTGCCGACTTTTTCAGCTGCGGCTTCGAAAGATGCGTAAGGGTCCGGGTCGGTTGCATCGGCGACGACCATAATGTTTTTGCCGAGCTGAACCGAAATATGCGCTTTTGTACTTGCTTTGCCGTGGCCTTCTCTTGAGAAGGTTACAGTTGCGAAGGTTGCGTGA
It contains:
- a CDS encoding response regulator, giving the protein MELIRGSTEHYFMKVLDDLKGQPTHWYGLHFCLSKILDHTDLVSDITMMAQKIDAARARSDVFADELYGVLKDYFKGSLCVFEDLDVFALVQVRDKMDIKHLDEAFNKMKAKLPKGYAGMDGLANQLRNYQKFADEKVLSARKFEAYQAMADKHKISSIQVRRKRRESPLVMVVEDDRFTAHYASMILSTDFDLIVCKDGEEAVQAYIEHAPDIVFLDIHLPGMSGHDVLQSLHAVDPQGFVVMLSVDTVRDNIVRASQMGARNFVKKPFTKERLIEIVKNSPYVRELTRSDRAGSETMFH
- the folE gene encoding GTP cyclohydrolase I FolE, with product MVSSKIVEIGSDKKPSREEAEEAIRILLRYIGEDPAREGLIETPARVVRAYDEFFEGYNQNPAKELSKTFEDIEGFDDIVLVKDIEFTSHCEHHMVPINGVAHVAYWPDEKVVGISKLARIVDILSSRLISQENMTSGIAECIETTLKPKGVAVYIDADHQCMSIRGVKKRQSSTVTSTFTGKFKEEAVQTRFLRMIDKN
- a CDS encoding cysteine--tRNA ligase, translated to MSSPQFFNSLTRKKEDFVPLNPAHVRLYACGPTVYNYAHIGNARMAVVFDLLTRVLKSLYPKVTYVSNITDVDDKIIASHKATGEPIDVITRKYEKIYNDDMAALGCAAPDIQPRATEHIGEMIAMIEALIEHGHAYEADGHVLFHVPSFEGYGGLSGRSRDEQIAGARVEVASYKKDPADFVLWKPSTDDEPGWDSPWGRGRPGWHIECSAMSAKHLGLPFDIHGGGADLKFPHHENEIAQSCCASGHEDDLSAFAKVWVHNGFVTVDGEKMSKSLGNFLLVHDLIETYPGEALRLTLLSAHYRQPLDWSEDKVQQSRKQLDRFYTRLDEMAEMDAVETDVPQGVLDALCDDLNTPQAMAEMNALLKKENSPELKGEILAAGNLLGILQQNPQEWLGFSGDVESGDNDSIEVLLQERAVAKVEKNFARADEIRDQLTAMGIEILDTSEGTKWRKIS
- a CDS encoding zinc-finger domain-containing protein yields the protein MTDSMHVQSPEIISVPEACDGVLCDGGGGAFGHPKVWYSFEDRDSVECSYCNRLFVKEGP
- a CDS encoding Hsp20 family protein: MSTGRLTLFDSPLFLGFDEIEKTFDRMRKSGAEGYPPYNIEQIGESGLRITLAVAGFTMETLDVEVESNQLVIRGRQPEEDEERVYLHRGIAGRQFQRSFVLADGIEVRGASLDNGLLHIDLERVIPESSARKIEIQGVKKNGVLPKAIDVEASDSEEKKGKRGE
- a CDS encoding DUF1150 family protein; this encodes MINNQRQTPEHLKKLSPQDFLSYGVQNIAYVREIHVDGRDGFAVHAADGTPLSVMDSLEEALHIIRHNDLESAILH
- a CDS encoding PTS sugar transporter subunit IIA, whose protein sequence is MNDYNRDLQFDVIMPNLRAISAKQVLMICAKEAEKHLGTPASMLFKLMVAKETQSNSGIGENVAIPDIQIRGPKKPFTMLATLAHPIDFNAADNQPVDIVGFVLSPESDGPRHLRRLSRISRLLKNQDLHRKLHESHDQQTINTLLMDPDGWLMAA
- the raiA gene encoding ribosome-associated translation inhibitor RaiA: MELNVHGKQIDVGDALRTHVEDKLEDLNQKYFNHATFATVTFSREGHGKASTKAHISVQLGKNIMVVADATDPDPYASFEAAAEKVGKQMRRYKRKLRDHHERLEQTPENEIFKARDYVLAAASEQDDEPEESLDQEPLVIAEMTKDIETMSVSEAVMRLDLSGEPFLVFFNAKNGTLNIVHAREDGNIGWIDPENGEN